A part of Scophthalmus maximus strain ysfricsl-2021 chromosome 20, ASM2237912v1, whole genome shotgun sequence genomic DNA contains:
- the dnajc25 gene encoding dnaJ homolog subfamily C member 25, translating to MASSSERSRGGGGGACAGCPRTARPWWRLAVLLLSVCSLPAATALVEGLYCGTEVCYDVLGVGREASKAEVARAYRQLARRYHPDRFRLGEPGMEGETRESAQGKFLLVVTAYETLKDEDSRRDYDYMLDHPEEYYQHYYAYYRRRLTPKVDVRVVILVTVCAISIFQYYSWHSSYNEAINYLVTVPKYRIQATEIARQQGLLNRTKEKGKNRRSKEEIREQEEEVIRDIIKTKIDIKGGYQKPNLSDILLCQIVLFPYYLTQYVRWYATWIYRFTVCREEYGDEEKLYIIRRNMKMSQSQFDSLEETNRQTFLEKRLWIRENYEVYRKEQEEEMKIKMATDPRMKRYRRWMKNEGPGRLTFIDD from the exons ATGGCTTCGTCCTCGGAGCggagccgcggcggcggcggcggcgcgtgTGCCGGTTGCCCGCGGACGGCGAGGCCTTGGTGGCGGCTCGCGgtgctcctcctctccgtgtGCTCTCTGCCGGCGGCCACGGCGCTGGTGGAGGGGCTGTACTGCGGCACGGAGGTCTGCTACGACGTGCTCGGCGTCGGCCGGGAGGCCTCCAAGGCGGAGGTCGCCCGGGCGTACCGGCAGCTGGCGCGCCGCTACCACCCGGACCGGTTCAGGCTGGGCGAGCCGGGCATGGAGGGCGAGACCCGGGAGTCCGCGCAGGGCAAGTTCCTGCTCGTCGTGACCGCGTACGAGACGCTAAAG gacgaGGACAGCCGGCGGGACTACGACTACATGCTGGACCACCCTGAGGAATACTACCAGCACTACTACGCCTACTACCGCCGACGGCTCACGCCCAAAGTGGACGTCAGGGTTGTGATCCTCGTCACCGTCTGCGCCATCTCCATATTCCAG TACTACAGCTGGCACAGCAGCTACAACGAGGCCATCAACTACCTGGTGACGGTGCCCAAGTACCGGATCCAGGCCACGGAGATCGCCCGGCAGCAGGGCCTGCTGAACCGCACCAAGGAGAAGGGCAAGAACCGGCGCTCCAAGGAGGAGATCcgcgagcaggaggaggaggtgatccGCGACATCATCAAGACCAAGATCGACATCAAGGGCGGCTACCAGAAGCCCAACCTGTCGGACATCCTGCTGTGTCAGATCGTGCTCTTCCCCTACTACCTGACGCAGTACGTGAGGTGGTACGCGACCTGGATCTACCGCTTCACCGTCTGCAGGGAGGAGTACGGCGACGAGGAGAAGCTCTACATCATCAG gagaaacatgaaaatgtctcaGTCTCAGTTCGACAGCCTGGAGGAAACCAACCGACAGACCTTCCTGGAGAAACGGCTCTGGATCAGAGAAAACTACGAG GTGTacaggaaggagcaggaggaggagatgaagataAAGATGGCCACCGACCCGAGGATGAAGCGGTACCGCCGCTGGATGAAGAATGAGGGCCCAGGCCGTCTGACGTTCATCGACGACTGA